In the Ruminococcus sp. OA3 genome, one interval contains:
- a CDS encoding AMP-binding protein, with amino-acid sequence MPVKTMKDMIDHAASTYGSQDAVRYKVRKEVVSKSYQDLKRDSESVSCILKSLDMLGKHVALIGPTSYEWIISYFGVVNSQSVVVPVDVQLPAEEVCELLERAEVSVLIYDELRADVAGMVQERCPQLSHVISMQSDLPGLLQKEGGSFSIPIDPEKLCAILFTSGTTGKSKGVMLNHRNLTENAVSVDMKISPGTVSMTLLPIHHAYCFTMDILKALYIGIIICINDSIMHVARNMKLFKPEIVLLVPMVIESIYAKLQDAGPLIPKKMAAKAAFGGRLRTICSGGAYLDPEYIDKFKEYGITILQGYGMTECSPVISTNLEWASKKNSVGRLLPNCEAKIVEDEIWVRGSSVMMGYYKMPEETAQSLENGWLKTGDLGYVDEDGFVFITGRKKNLIILANGENVSPEELENRLLKNPLVREIIVSEYPGGIQAEVFPDEEYAKKKRIRDIPAEMQGIIDDFNQGTPVFRRISRLSIRETEFEKTPSKKIKRQ; translated from the coding sequence ATGCCGGTAAAGACAATGAAAGATATGATCGATCACGCAGCCAGCACTTACGGCAGCCAGGATGCGGTTCGGTACAAAGTAAGGAAAGAAGTAGTCAGCAAAAGCTATCAGGATTTAAAGCGTGACAGTGAGTCTGTCAGCTGTATCTTAAAAAGTCTGGATATGCTGGGAAAACATGTGGCGCTGATCGGGCCGACCAGTTATGAGTGGATCATCAGTTATTTTGGTGTGGTGAACTCTCAGAGCGTTGTCGTTCCGGTGGATGTCCAGCTTCCGGCTGAAGAAGTCTGCGAACTCCTGGAGAGGGCCGAGGTCAGTGTGCTGATCTATGATGAGCTGCGCGCGGATGTCGCAGGGATGGTGCAGGAGAGATGCCCGCAACTATCTCATGTGATCTCCATGCAGTCGGATCTCCCCGGACTTTTGCAGAAAGAGGGCGGAAGCTTTTCGATTCCGATTGATCCTGAGAAGCTGTGTGCCATATTATTTACGTCAGGTACGACAGGGAAAAGCAAAGGTGTTATGCTGAATCACAGAAATCTGACGGAGAATGCAGTTTCTGTGGACATGAAAATTTCACCCGGTACCGTTTCCATGACACTTCTTCCAATCCACCATGCGTACTGCTTTACGATGGACATTTTAAAAGCGCTTTACATAGGGATCATCATCTGTATCAACGATTCCATCATGCATGTGGCCAGAAATATGAAGCTGTTTAAGCCTGAGATCGTGCTTCTCGTTCCGATGGTGATCGAGTCTATCTATGCAAAGCTGCAGGATGCGGGACCATTGATCCCGAAAAAAATGGCGGCGAAAGCAGCGTTTGGAGGACGCCTTCGCACGATATGCAGCGGCGGCGCATATCTGGATCCGGAATATATTGATAAGTTTAAAGAGTATGGAATTACCATCCTTCAGGGTTATGGCATGACGGAATGTTCGCCGGTCATAAGTACCAATCTGGAGTGGGCGTCGAAGAAAAATTCTGTCGGCAGGCTGCTTCCGAACTGCGAGGCAAAGATCGTTGAAGATGAGATCTGGGTACGCGGCTCCAGCGTTATGATGGGATATTATAAAATGCCGGAGGAGACGGCACAGTCTCTGGAGAACGGCTGGCTGAAAACCGGAGATCTGGGGTATGTGGATGAGGATGGATTTGTTTTTATTACAGGCAGAAAGAAAAATCTGATCATTCTTGCCAATGGCGAGAATGTATCTCCGGAAGAGCTGGAGAACCGGCTGCTGAAGAATCCTCTTGTCAGGGAAATCATCGTCAGCGAATATCCGGGGGGGATCCAGGCTGAAGTGTTTCCCGATGAAGAGTATGCGAAAAAGAAACGCATCAGGGATATTCCGGCGGAAATGCAGGGGATCATTGATGATTTTAATCAGGGTACACCTGTATTCAGGAGGATAAGCCGTCTGAGTATCCGTGAAACAGAGTTTGAAAAAACTCCTTCAAAAAAAATCAAGCGTCAATAA
- the gpmI gene encoding 2,3-bisphosphoglycerate-independent phosphoglycerate mutase, translating to MKKQPTVLMILDGYGLNDRCEANAVCEARTPVMDQLMSQCPFVRGNASGLAVGLPDGQMGNSEVGHLNMGAGRIVYQELTRITKEIEDGDFFKNEALLAAVKNAKERGSAIHFMGLLSDGGVHSHNTHLYGLLEMAKKEGLNKVFVHCFLDGRDTPPSSGKGYIEELQQKMKEIGVGEIGVVSGRYYAMDRDNRWDRVELAYRALTRGEGVKGTDAAEAVQASYDDGKTDEFVLPTVMERDGQPVTVIRDGDSVVFFNFRPDRAREITRAFCDDEFAGFDRGGRLDLMYVCFTDYDDTIQNKLVAFHKVRIENTFGQYLAANHMTQARIAETEKYAHVTFFFNGGIEEPNEGEERILVKSPKVPTYDMQPEMSAYEVCDRLVEAIRSGKYDVIIINFANPDMVGHTGVEDAAIKAVEAVDACVGRAVDAVKEVNGQMFICADHGNAEQLVDYETGEPFTAHTVNPVPFILVNADPAYGLREGGCLADIAPTLIELMGMVQPEEMTGKSLLTKNN from the coding sequence ATGAAAAAACAACCTACTGTGTTAATGATACTGGATGGCTACGGGCTGAATGACAGGTGTGAGGCGAATGCTGTCTGCGAGGCCAGGACACCGGTGATGGATCAGCTGATGAGTCAGTGCCCGTTTGTCCGGGGAAACGCAAGCGGTCTTGCGGTCGGCCTGCCGGACGGGCAGATGGGAAATTCGGAAGTCGGGCATTTGAATATGGGTGCCGGACGCATTGTCTACCAGGAACTGACGAGGATCACCAAGGAGATAGAGGACGGTGATTTCTTTAAGAATGAAGCACTTCTTGCGGCAGTCAAAAATGCGAAGGAACGCGGCTCAGCGATTCACTTCATGGGACTGTTGTCGGACGGCGGTGTACACAGCCATAATACACATCTGTACGGTCTGCTCGAAATGGCAAAAAAAGAAGGCCTGAACAAAGTTTTTGTACATTGTTTTCTCGATGGGAGGGATACTCCCCCGTCATCCGGGAAAGGATATATTGAGGAACTGCAGCAGAAGATGAAAGAAATCGGGGTCGGGGAGATCGGAGTCGTATCGGGACGTTATTATGCGATGGACCGTGACAATCGCTGGGATCGGGTAGAGCTCGCATACCGCGCGCTGACGAGAGGCGAGGGTGTGAAGGGAACCGATGCGGCCGAGGCTGTACAGGCGTCCTATGATGACGGAAAAACAGATGAATTCGTGCTTCCGACGGTGATGGAGAGAGACGGGCAGCCGGTGACGGTAATCAGAGACGGTGATTCGGTAGTGTTCTTCAATTTCCGTCCGGACCGTGCAAGGGAGATTACAAGAGCCTTCTGTGATGATGAGTTTGCAGGATTCGACAGGGGCGGCAGACTGGATCTTATGTATGTCTGCTTCACGGATTATGATGACACGATTCAGAATAAACTGGTCGCATTCCATAAGGTAAGAATAGAGAATACATTTGGTCAGTATCTGGCAGCAAACCATATGACACAGGCGAGGATTGCGGAGACCGAAAAATACGCGCATGTGACCTTTTTCTTTAACGGAGGCATCGAAGAGCCGAATGAGGGAGAAGAGCGTATTCTGGTAAAATCGCCGAAGGTTCCGACGTATGATATGCAGCCGGAGATGAGCGCATATGAGGTGTGCGACCGTCTGGTGGAAGCGATCAGATCCGGGAAGTATGATGTGATCATCATTAACTTTGCGAATCCGGATATGGTTGGACATACCGGAGTGGAGGATGCTGCGATCAAGGCGGTGGAAGCGGTGGATGCATGCGTAGGACGTGCGGTGGATGCGGTGAAAGAGGTAAACGGACAGATGTTTATCTGTGCAGACCACGGCAATGCCGAGCAGCTGGTGGACTATGAGACGGGTGAGCCATTTACCGCGCATACGGTAAATCCGGTTCCGTTTATACTCGTGAATGCAGACCCGGCTTACGGATTGCGTGAGGGCGGCTGCCTGGCTGACATTGCACCGACACTGATTGAGCTGATGGGGATGGTACAGCCGGAAGAAATGACAGGAAAAAGCCTGTTGACAAAAAACAACTGA
- the phoU gene encoding phosphate signaling complex protein PhoU, producing the protein MRKYFDLQLKQLHQELKEMGGLCQIVISETYQLLSKGDREVIKSIVVQEDQMNQKERDIETLCMKLLLKQQPVATDLRKVSAALKMITDMERIGDQALDIAEIVETGTILEADDGELLGKMAEATMGMVSRSIEAYVEQNLEKAQEVIQSDDVVDELFVKVRESLVNHLGSTGDDNDRILDFLMIAKYYERIGDHATNIAEWVEFSILGKHRNGKEA; encoded by the coding sequence ATGCGCAAATATTTTGATCTGCAGCTGAAGCAGCTGCATCAGGAACTTAAGGAAATGGGCGGCCTGTGCCAGATCGTGATATCGGAGACATACCAGCTTTTAAGCAAGGGTGACCGTGAGGTCATCAAGTCGATTGTGGTGCAGGAGGATCAGATGAACCAGAAAGAGCGTGATATTGAGACGCTCTGTATGAAACTGCTGCTCAAACAGCAGCCTGTGGCTACGGACCTGAGAAAGGTATCCGCCGCGCTGAAAATGATCACCGATATGGAGCGTATCGGAGACCAGGCACTCGACATCGCGGAGATTGTGGAGACAGGAACTATCCTTGAGGCCGACGACGGCGAACTTCTGGGAAAGATGGCAGAGGCGACGATGGGAATGGTATCCAGGAGTATTGAGGCATATGTGGAGCAGAATCTGGAAAAAGCACAGGAAGTTATCCAGTCGGATGATGTTGTGGATGAGCTGTTTGTGAAAGTCAGAGAGAGTCTGGTAAACCATCTGGGGAGCACTGGCGATGACAACGACAGAATTCTGGATTTTTTAATGATAGCAAAATACTATGAACGGATCGGAGATCACGCCACCAATATTGCGGAGTGGGTCGAATTTTCCATTCTTGGCAAGCACAGAAACGGCAAAGAGGCATAG
- the pstB gene encoding phosphate ABC transporter ATP-binding protein PstB, whose product MDKISIENMNLYYGDFHALKDVNLHLPEKQITAFIGPSGCGKSTLLKSLNRMNDLVGGCKITGDIKLDGEDIYGNMDVNLLRKRVGMVFQKPNPFPMSIYDNVAYGPRTHGIHAKAKLDEIVEQSLQGAAIWDEVKDRLKKSALGLSGGQQQRLCIARALAVQPEVLLMDEPTSALDPISTSKIEDLAVDLKQNYTIIMVTHNMQQAARISDKTAFFLLGEVVEYNDTDALFASPQDKRTEDYITGRFG is encoded by the coding sequence ATGGATAAAATATCGATAGAAAATATGAATCTGTACTACGGGGATTTTCATGCCCTCAAAGATGTGAACCTGCACCTTCCGGAAAAACAGATCACAGCATTTATCGGACCTTCCGGCTGTGGAAAGTCCACGCTTTTAAAATCTCTGAACAGAATGAATGACCTTGTTGGCGGGTGTAAAATCACTGGTGATATCAAACTGGACGGAGAGGACATCTATGGGAATATGGATGTCAACCTCCTGCGAAAACGTGTCGGCATGGTGTTTCAGAAACCCAACCCATTTCCGATGAGTATTTATGATAATGTCGCATATGGACCGAGAACGCACGGTATCCATGCAAAAGCGAAACTGGATGAGATCGTGGAACAGTCTCTGCAGGGAGCAGCTATCTGGGATGAGGTGAAGGACCGCCTGAAAAAGAGTGCGCTTGGATTGTCCGGCGGGCAGCAGCAGCGTCTTTGCATCGCCCGTGCACTTGCCGTGCAGCCGGAAGTTCTTCTGATGGATGAGCCGACCTCCGCGCTTGACCCCATCTCCACTTCAAAGATTGAAGACCTTGCGGTTGATCTGAAGCAGAATTATACGATTATCATGGTAACGCATAATATGCAGCAGGCCGCCCGTATCTCGGACAAAACAGCATTCTTTCTCCTTGGTGAAGTTGTGGAATACAATGATACAGATGCTCTGTTCGCGTCACCGCAGGATAAGAGGACAGAGGATTATATTACAGGGAGGTTTGGATAA
- a CDS encoding amino acid ABC transporter ATP-binding protein has translation MSDKNVLIEVKELSKAFGDHLVLDKISTDIDQGEVVAIIGPSGCGKSTFLRSLNLLEIPTGGSIYFEGTDITDASVDINKIRQKIGMVFQQFNLFPHKTIKENIMLAPVKLGVMSVQEASGKADTLLQRVGLPEKADAYPAMLSGGQKQRIAIARALAMNPDVMLFDEPTSALDPEMVGEVLAIMQELAKEGMTMVVVTHEMGFAREVANRVMFIDEGKIKEENSPHEFFDHPQNPRLKDFLSKVL, from the coding sequence ATGAGCGATAAAAATGTACTGATTGAAGTAAAAGAGTTGAGCAAGGCATTCGGTGATCATCTGGTACTCGATAAGATCTCGACCGATATCGACCAGGGTGAGGTGGTCGCGATCATCGGTCCTTCGGGATGCGGGAAATCCACGTTCCTGCGGTCACTGAACCTGCTGGAGATACCGACCGGCGGGAGCATTTATTTCGAAGGCACGGATATTACAGATGCATCGGTAGATATTAATAAAATCAGACAGAAAATAGGCATGGTGTTTCAGCAGTTCAATCTGTTTCCGCACAAGACCATCAAGGAAAATATCATGCTGGCGCCGGTAAAACTGGGAGTGATGAGTGTGCAGGAGGCTTCCGGGAAAGCGGATACACTTCTGCAGCGCGTCGGTCTTCCGGAAAAGGCAGATGCATATCCGGCGATGCTGTCCGGCGGACAGAAACAAAGGATTGCCATTGCGCGTGCACTGGCGATGAATCCGGATGTGATGCTGTTTGATGAGCCGACATCGGCGCTGGACCCGGAGATGGTCGGAGAAGTACTGGCGATCATGCAGGAGCTTGCCAAAGAGGGGATGACGATGGTTGTCGTGACACACGAGATGGGATTTGCCCGCGAGGTTGCGAACCGCGTGATGTTTATCGATGAAGGAAAGATAAAAGAGGAAAATTCTCCGCATGAATTTTTCGATCATCCGCAGAATCCGCGCCTGAAGGATTTCCTTTCAAAGGTACTATAG
- the pstC gene encoding phosphate ABC transporter permease subunit PstC: MNQFKEKAMKIVFLIAACTSVLAVALICVFLFANGIPAIGEIGIGNFLLGELWKPSNNLYGILPMILGSIYVTAGAIILGVPVALFTAVFMARYCPKKIYPFLQSAINLLAGVPSVVYGFFGLILIVPVIHRISGRDGSTMLAASVLLAIMILPTIIGVTESALRSVPDSYYEGSLALGATHECSVFFTIVPAAKSGIVAGIVLGIGRAVGETMAVIMVAGNQARMPAGLFRGVRTMTANIVMEMGYAADLHREALIATGVVLFVFIMLINLAVSLLNRRTYSGSES, from the coding sequence ATGAATCAATTCAAAGAAAAAGCAATGAAGATCGTCTTTCTGATCGCAGCATGTACATCCGTATTAGCAGTTGCGCTGATCTGTGTATTTCTTTTCGCAAATGGAATACCGGCGATCGGAGAGATTGGAATTGGCAATTTCCTTCTGGGGGAACTCTGGAAACCTTCCAATAATCTGTACGGAATACTGCCCATGATATTGGGCAGTATTTATGTGACAGCGGGGGCTATCATCCTGGGTGTGCCGGTCGCTTTATTTACAGCCGTTTTTATGGCAAGATACTGTCCGAAAAAAATTTATCCGTTTCTGCAGTCGGCCATCAATCTCCTGGCAGGGGTTCCGTCTGTCGTCTATGGTTTCTTTGGCCTGATATTGATTGTACCCGTGATTCACAGGATATCAGGGAGGGACGGAAGCACAATGCTGGCGGCTTCTGTGCTGCTTGCTATCATGATTCTTCCGACGATCATCGGAGTGACAGAGTCTGCACTCAGAAGTGTGCCGGACAGTTATTATGAAGGTTCGCTGGCACTTGGAGCAACGCATGAGTGCAGTGTGTTTTTCACAATCGTCCCGGCAGCCAAATCGGGAATCGTAGCCGGTATCGTACTCGGCATCGGACGCGCAGTTGGTGAGACGATGGCGGTCATCATGGTAGCAGGAAACCAGGCGCGTATGCCTGCGGGACTGTTTCGCGGTGTCCGCACAATGACGGCAAATATTGTAATGGAGATGGGATACGCGGCAGACCTTCACAGGGAAGCACTGATTGCAACGGGAGTTGTACTGTTTGTATTTATCATGCTGATCAATCTGGCAGTGTCGCTGCTGAACAGGAGGACATACAGTGGAAGTGAAAGCTAG
- the pstA gene encoding phosphate ABC transporter permease PstA, protein MKARNYQSLSQKLKAYTKSPVSAFLAALVMICTAITFFVLLFLVAFILIKGVRFLTPDLFSFTYTTDNASLMPALVNTLTMTALSLVIAVPIGVASAIFLVEYSGRGSKLVGIIRITAETLSGIPSIVYGLFGLLFFATTLKWGFSLLSGSFTVVIMILPLIMRTTEEALKAVPDSFREASFGLGAGKLRTIFKIVLPSAVPGILAGIILATGRIVGETAALIYTAGTVAQIPSNLMGSGRTLAVHMYALSNEGLYMDQAYATAVVLLVIVLAVNWLSGRIAKRIAKG, encoded by the coding sequence GTGAAAGCTAGGAATTATCAGTCATTATCTCAGAAATTAAAAGCATATACAAAAAGTCCTGTGTCCGCGTTTCTGGCAGCACTCGTTATGATCTGTACTGCTATTACATTTTTTGTACTGTTGTTTCTTGTCGCGTTTATTCTTATCAAGGGAGTACGCTTCCTGACACCGGACTTATTTTCTTTCACATATACAACAGACAATGCATCATTGATGCCTGCGCTGGTCAACACACTGACGATGACGGCACTCTCTCTGGTGATTGCGGTGCCGATCGGAGTGGCATCTGCAATCTTTCTGGTAGAGTATTCCGGGCGGGGAAGCAAACTGGTCGGAATCATCAGGATCACAGCAGAAACACTTTCCGGTATTCCTTCTATTGTGTACGGTCTGTTTGGCCTTCTGTTTTTTGCAACGACATTAAAGTGGGGGTTTTCTCTGCTGTCGGGTTCCTTTACGGTGGTCATCATGATCTTGCCTCTGATCATGAGAACGACAGAGGAAGCATTAAAAGCGGTTCCGGATTCGTTCCGGGAAGCCAGTTTCGGGCTGGGAGCAGGAAAACTCAGGACCATCTTTAAGATCGTACTTCCGTCAGCGGTACCTGGTATTCTGGCGGGCATCATCCTGGCGACGGGGCGAATCGTCGGAGAGACAGCGGCACTTATTTATACGGCGGGTACGGTGGCACAGATTCCGTCCAACCTGATGGGATCGGGCAGAACACTGGCAGTACACATGTATGCATTGTCAAATGAAGGATTGTATATGGATCAGGCATATGCGACGGCAGTCGTGCTTCTTGTGATCGTACTTGCAGTCAACTGGCTGTCCGGAAGGATTGCAAAACGCATTGCGAAAGGATAA
- a CDS encoding amino acid ABC transporter permease codes for MWDTFVEQFYQNFIEEDRWMFLVKGLGYTLLITVFAVLIGIVLGFLIAVVRSTHDKTGSMKFLNAICRVYLTVIRGTPVVVQLMILYYVIFASVDINKIIVGAIGFGLNSAAYVAEIVRSGIMSVDAGQFEAGRSLGLDYRSTMMLIIMPQAFKNVLPALANEFIVLIKETSISGYIGMMDLTRAGDIIRSVTYAPLLPLLAVAAIYLVLVMVLTAGVNKLEARLRTNER; via the coding sequence ATGTGGGATACTTTTGTTGAACAGTTTTATCAGAATTTTATCGAGGAAGACCGGTGGATGTTCCTTGTAAAGGGGCTTGGATACACGCTGTTGATTACAGTGTTCGCGGTGCTGATCGGGATTGTGCTTGGTTTTCTGATCGCAGTCGTGCGTTCGACGCACGATAAGACGGGCTCCATGAAATTTTTAAACGCCATCTGCAGGGTTTATCTGACGGTGATCCGCGGAACGCCGGTTGTCGTACAGCTGATGATTCTGTATTATGTGATCTTTGCGTCGGTTGATATCAATAAAATCATCGTCGGTGCGATCGGATTTGGTTTGAACTCCGCCGCGTATGTGGCAGAGATCGTCCGTTCCGGCATTATGTCGGTGGATGCCGGACAGTTTGAAGCGGGGCGAAGTCTGGGACTGGATTACAGGAGTACCATGATGCTCATTATCATGCCGCAGGCATTTAAAAACGTGCTGCCGGCTCTGGCAAATGAATTTATCGTACTGATCAAGGAGACTTCCATCAGCGGATATATCGGTATGATGGATCTGACCAGGGCGGGGGATATTATCAGAAGTGTGACATATGCGCCGCTTTTGCCGCTCCTGGCGGTGGCGGCAATCTATCTCGTGCTTGTCATGGTGCTGACGGCCGGAGTGAATAAACTGGAAGCGAGGCTGAGAACGAATGAGCGATAA
- a CDS encoding cyclopropane-fatty-acyl-phospholipid synthase family protein: MNQFFGQYLENIVPVTFKLQTPDESQVFGDGEPEFTVTLKEDISRKELLTSTSLALGDAYTKGTLEVDKDLYHVLDSFMGQMGKFTTNHQMLKKLLFTSLGRKNQKEEVSSHYDIGNDFYRLWLDESMSYSCAYFKHESDTLYEAQLNKVHHILEKLHLEEGMTLLDIGCGWGFLLREAAKKYKVKGFGITLSQEQHDKFQEDIERDGLTDFLQVELMDYRDLKKSGKQFDRAVSVGMLEHVGRGHYEAFMENVDAVLKPGGLFLLHYISAQKEYPGDAWIRKYIFPGGTIPSLREIINILPDFNFYTLDVESLRRHYNKTLLCWRENFLKCRDEVIKMKGEEFTRMWELYLSSCAATFHNGIIDLHQILMSKGVSNDLPMTRIV, encoded by the coding sequence ATGAATCAGTTTTTTGGGCAGTATCTTGAAAACATTGTACCTGTAACTTTTAAACTCCAGACGCCGGATGAAAGTCAGGTATTCGGAGACGGAGAACCGGAGTTTACGGTGACTCTGAAGGAAGACATCAGCAGGAAAGAACTGCTGACAAGTACGTCACTTGCACTGGGTGACGCGTATACAAAAGGAACACTGGAGGTGGATAAAGACCTGTATCATGTACTGGACAGTTTCATGGGGCAGATGGGAAAATTTACGACCAATCATCAGATGCTGAAAAAACTGTTGTTTACCTCTCTGGGCAGGAAGAACCAGAAGGAAGAAGTATCTTCACATTATGATATTGGAAATGATTTTTACAGGCTCTGGCTGGATGAGTCCATGAGCTACTCGTGTGCGTATTTTAAACACGAATCTGACACTCTGTATGAAGCACAGCTCAATAAAGTACATCATATACTGGAAAAGCTGCATCTTGAAGAAGGCATGACACTTCTCGATATTGGCTGCGGATGGGGATTTCTTTTGAGAGAAGCGGCAAAAAAGTATAAAGTTAAAGGCTTCGGAATCACGTTAAGCCAGGAGCAGCACGATAAATTTCAGGAAGATATTGAACGTGATGGGCTTACGGATTTTCTGCAGGTCGAACTGATGGATTACCGCGATCTGAAAAAATCCGGAAAGCAGTTTGACCGGGCGGTGAGTGTCGGTATGCTGGAACATGTAGGACGCGGTCATTACGAAGCTTTTATGGAAAATGTGGATGCGGTATTGAAACCGGGCGGCCTGTTTTTGCTGCACTATATCAGTGCACAGAAAGAGTATCCGGGAGATGCATGGATCCGAAAATATATCTTTCCGGGAGGAACAATCCCAAGTTTGCGTGAAATTATCAATATTCTGCCGGATTTTAATTTTTATACACTTGACGTGGAGAGCCTGCGCCGGCATTATAACAAAACGCTGCTGTGCTGGCGGGAAAATTTTCTGAAATGCAGAGATGAGGTCATAAAGATGAAGGGCGAAGAGTTTACCAGAATGTGGGAACTGTATCTGTCCTCCTGTGCGGCGACCTTTCATAATGGTATTATCGATCTGCACCAGATTCTGATGTCAAAAGGGGTCAGCAACGATCTTCCGATGACGCGCATCGTATAA
- a CDS encoding HAD-IIA family hydrolase codes for MERLREKKGFICDMDGVIYHGNILLPGVLDFVNWLYEKEKSFLFLTNSSERSPRELQQKLARMGLEVDESHFYTSALATARFLSTQSPGCSAYVIGAPGLLNALYESGITINDVDPDYVVIGETRNYNYESILHAVKLIEKGARLIGTNYDLTGPSETGIIPACRAFVAPVELTTGKSAYYVGKPNPLMMRTGLRMLGVHSEDAAIIGDRMDTDIIAGVESGLDTVLVLSGVMTREDVKQYPYRPRLILDGVRDIPE; via the coding sequence ATGGAAAGATTAAGAGAAAAAAAAGGATTTATCTGTGACATGGACGGTGTGATCTACCACGGCAACATCCTGCTGCCAGGAGTTTTGGATTTCGTGAACTGGCTATATGAAAAAGAAAAAAGTTTTTTATTCCTGACAAATTCCAGCGAACGCTCTCCAAGAGAGCTGCAACAGAAGCTGGCACGCATGGGACTTGAAGTGGATGAGAGCCACTTTTACACCAGTGCACTTGCAACTGCCAGATTTCTGAGTACACAGTCCCCTGGCTGCAGTGCCTATGTGATCGGCGCTCCGGGGCTGCTGAATGCGCTGTATGAATCCGGTATTACGATCAATGATGTCGACCCTGATTACGTGGTGATCGGTGAGACGAGAAATTATAACTACGAGAGTATCCTGCACGCTGTCAAACTGATCGAGAAGGGAGCCCGGCTGATCGGTACAAACTATGACCTGACGGGGCCTTCAGAGACCGGTATCATCCCCGCCTGCCGCGCATTCGTGGCCCCTGTTGAGCTGACGACCGGAAAATCTGCATACTATGTCGGCAAACCAAACCCGCTGATGATGCGTACAGGGCTTCGGATGCTGGGTGTCCACTCTGAGGACGCCGCTATCATTGGCGACCGCATGGATACTGATATCATTGCAGGTGTAGAGTCCGGCCTGGACACGGTACTTGTACTCTCCGGTGTCATGACACGTGAGGATGTCAAACAATACCCCTACCGTCCACGCCTGATCCTGGACGGTGTCAGAGATATTCCTGAATAA
- a CDS encoding transporter substrate-binding domain-containing protein, with protein sequence MKKILVLALTAVMALSLAACGGSKKENTVNSVDDLAGKKIGVQLGTTGDIYASDFAEENEGTQVERFSKGMDAVQSVKQGKLDCVIIDAQPAKAFVEKNDDLKILDDPFELEEYAIALKKDNTELKDKINAALAELKEDGTLDSIASNYIGDDTKGKSPYESPADTDRSNGKLVMATNAAFEPYEYYENNTIVGLDVDMAQAIADKLGMELKVEDMEFDSIITAVQSGKADIGVAGMTVTEDRLKNVDFTDSYTTATQVIIVRK encoded by the coding sequence ATGAAAAAGATATTGGTATTGGCATTAACTGCCGTGATGGCCTTGTCACTTGCAGCGTGCGGCGGTTCTAAAAAAGAGAACACGGTAAATTCAGTGGATGATCTTGCAGGCAAGAAGATCGGGGTTCAGCTTGGCACAACGGGTGACATCTACGCCAGTGACTTTGCGGAGGAAAACGAGGGAACGCAGGTCGAAAGGTTCAGCAAGGGAATGGATGCCGTCCAGTCTGTGAAACAGGGGAAACTCGACTGTGTGATCATCGATGCTCAGCCGGCAAAGGCGTTCGTGGAGAAAAATGATGATCTGAAGATTCTGGACGATCCGTTTGAGTTGGAAGAATATGCGATTGCGCTGAAAAAAGACAACACAGAGCTGAAAGACAAGATCAATGCTGCACTGGCGGAACTGAAAGAGGACGGGACTCTGGATTCTATCGCCAGCAATTACATCGGCGATGACACAAAGGGAAAATCTCCGTATGAATCTCCGGCAGACACAGACCGCTCCAACGGAAAACTGGTAATGGCGACCAATGCAGCTTTCGAACCGTATGAATACTACGAGAATAACACCATTGTCGGACTGGATGTCGATATGGCGCAGGCAATCGCAGACAAACTTGGCATGGAACTGAAAGTTGAGGACATGGAATTCGATTCCATCATCACTGCCGTACAGTCCGGAAAAGCCGATATCGGTGTGGCCGGGATGACAGTGACAGAAGACCGTCTGAAAAATGTTGATTTCACGGATTCTTACACAACGGCAACACAGGTTATTATCGTAAGAAAATAG